A window from Ardenticatena maritima encodes these proteins:
- a CDS encoding tyrosine-type recombinase/integrase — MQEQIAAFIETLSSSQNTRLAYQNDLTQFLDFLRQQDPPPRSWQEVTTEHVQAFVFFLREREYANSSVARKMAAVRRFFAFLKKRGDLAENPAKKVGSPRVEKKKPIVLTHDEVERLLAAAAGEPGAKGLRDHAMLQVMYATGVRVSELVNLRLQDVDLSSCSVRVRSGRRRERVLPLSTAACEALRRYVEEARLALVASPDEQALFVNARGTKLTRQGVWLIIREYTEKAGLEKEVSPHTLRHTFAVHHMQDQTAPHDVGEALGNLTERSLHMYEGLDEAASQPDESADA, encoded by the coding sequence ATGCAGGAACAAATCGCCGCATTTATTGAAACCTTATCGAGCAGTCAAAACACGCGCCTGGCATACCAAAACGATCTCACGCAGTTTCTCGATTTCTTGCGGCAACAAGACCCCCCCCCGCGCTCGTGGCAGGAGGTCACCACCGAGCATGTGCAGGCGTTTGTCTTTTTCTTGCGTGAACGCGAGTACGCCAATTCCAGCGTGGCGCGCAAGATGGCGGCGGTGCGGCGCTTCTTTGCGTTCTTGAAAAAACGTGGCGACCTCGCCGAAAACCCCGCCAAAAAGGTCGGCAGCCCGCGCGTCGAAAAGAAAAAGCCCATCGTCCTCACACACGACGAAGTGGAGCGCTTGCTGGCGGCGGCAGCCGGCGAACCCGGCGCCAAAGGCTTGCGCGATCACGCCATGTTGCAGGTGATGTACGCAACCGGCGTGCGTGTGAGCGAACTGGTCAACCTGCGCTTGCAAGATGTAGACCTTTCCAGTTGCTCGGTGCGCGTGCGTTCAGGGCGGCGGCGCGAACGTGTGCTGCCGCTTTCCACAGCAGCGTGCGAAGCCTTGCGCCGCTATGTTGAAGAAGCACGGCTCGCGCTGGTCGCTTCACCCGATGAGCAGGCGCTGTTCGTGAATGCGCGCGGCACGAAACTCACGCGCCAGGGGGTTTGGCTGATCATCCGTGAATATACTGAAAAGGCGGGCTTGGAGAAAGAGGTGAGCCCGCACACCTTGCGCCACACATTTGCCGTTCACCACATGCAAGACCAAACTGCCCCGCACGATGTAGGCGAGGCGTTGGGAAATCTCACCGAACGCAGTCTGCACATGTACGAAGGACTTGATGAAGCCGCCTCACAGCCCGATGAATCTGCCGACGCCTGA
- a CDS encoding DUF2905 domain-containing protein, with product MPPELSAFGRTLILMGVLLVLVGLFFVVLPRLPGLGRLPGDIYIERDNVSCWVPIATSIVLSLLLTVGLNLLLWLASRLGR from the coding sequence ATGCCGCCGGAACTATCGGCTTTCGGGCGAACGCTCATTCTCATGGGGGTGTTGCTCGTTCTCGTGGGGCTCTTTTTCGTTGTGTTGCCTCGTCTCCCCGGCTTGGGGCGTTTGCCCGGCGACATTTACATCGAACGCGACAATGTGAGTTGTTGGGTGCCTATCGCCACGTCCATTGTGCTTAGCCTCTTGCTCACCGTGGGGTTGAATCTCTTGCTTTGGCTGGCGAGCCGTTTGGGGCGATGA
- the ruvB gene encoding Holliday junction branch migration DNA helicase RuvB: protein MTEPKRTITPQETQEDSALEQTLRPQRLAEYIGQERVKTNLQILIEAARQRHEPLDHILLYGPPGLGKTTLATIVANEMGVNIKVTAGPAIERQGDLAAILTNLRQGDILFIDEIHRLSRAVEEILYPAMEDFVLDLIIGKGPSARNVRLKLPRFTVVGATTRLALLSSPLRDRFGVVQRLDFYDLPAMVQIVQRSARILGVQIDAEGAEEIARRARGTPRIANRLLKRVRDYAQVRADGVITRQVAQDALALLEIDELGLDDIDRRVLLTIIEKFDGGPVGLETIAAAISEESDTIMDVYEPYLLQLGFLERTPRGRVVTRRAYEHLGIPFNRDERGEGPIQPPLL, encoded by the coding sequence ATGACTGAACCAAAACGCACCATAACACCACAAGAAACACAAGAAGATAGCGCGCTGGAACAGACGTTGCGCCCCCAACGCTTGGCGGAGTACATTGGGCAAGAGCGTGTCAAGACCAACTTGCAAATTCTCATCGAAGCGGCGCGTCAGCGTCATGAACCACTTGACCATATCTTGCTCTACGGACCGCCGGGATTGGGGAAAACGACCCTGGCCACCATCGTCGCCAACGAGATGGGCGTCAACATCAAGGTGACCGCTGGTCCTGCCATTGAACGCCAGGGCGATTTGGCCGCCATTCTCACCAACTTGCGGCAAGGCGATATCCTTTTCATTGATGAAATTCACCGGCTGAGCCGCGCTGTGGAAGAAATTCTCTACCCCGCCATGGAAGACTTCGTGCTCGATCTCATCATCGGCAAAGGTCCGAGCGCGCGCAACGTGCGCCTCAAATTGCCCCGTTTCACCGTGGTGGGGGCGACAACGCGGCTGGCGTTGCTTTCCTCACCCTTGCGCGACCGCTTTGGCGTGGTGCAACGCCTCGATTTCTACGATTTGCCCGCAATGGTGCAAATCGTCCAGCGCAGTGCGCGCATTCTGGGCGTTCAGATTGACGCCGAGGGCGCAGAAGAGATTGCCCGCCGCGCACGCGGGACGCCCCGCATTGCCAATCGCCTGCTCAAACGCGTGCGGGATTACGCGCAAGTGCGCGCCGATGGCGTGATTACCCGCCAGGTGGCGCAGGATGCCCTAGCGTTGCTGGAAATTGACGAACTTGGGCTCGATGACATTGACCGCCGCGTCTTACTCACCATCATCGAAAAGTTTGACGGTGGTCCGGTAGGACTGGAAACCATCGCCGCCGCCATCAGCGAAGAATCCGACACGATTATGGACGTGTACGAACCTTACTTGCTCCAACTCGGTTTTTTGGAACGGACCCCGCGTGGGCGTGTCGTTACGCGCCGCGCCTACGAGCATTTGGGCATTCCGTTCAACCGCGATGAGCGCGGTGAGGGACCCATTCAACCGCCGCTTTTGTAG
- a CDS encoding 1,4-dihydroxy-2-naphthoate polyprenyltransferase: MAHETLAVPKWRAWLMAARPKTLPASVAPVLVGCALAYHDGVFNWSAAFAALIVALFLQIGSNFANDYFDFVKGADTPDRVGPVRVAASGLLSPRELQMGMVVVFGIAAVAGLYLAATAGWHLLWVGAAAIVAAVLYTGGPLPYGYVGLGDVFVFIFFGVVAVAGTYYVQARALTPLALAVSVPPGLLITAILVVNNLRDIRTDARAGKRTLAVLLGERGTRREYALLVGGAYAILPFLWRVGGLSPFVMLPWLTFPLALRLVRGVAQLQGTALNEMLAGTARLALVFSLLLAVGIALS, translated from the coding sequence ATGGCACACGAGACGCTTGCTGTGCCAAAGTGGCGTGCCTGGCTGATGGCGGCACGCCCCAAAACCTTGCCTGCATCGGTGGCGCCTGTGCTGGTGGGGTGTGCGCTTGCCTATCATGACGGCGTTTTCAACTGGTCGGCGGCGTTCGCGGCGCTGATTGTGGCGCTGTTTCTGCAAATTGGTTCAAACTTTGCCAACGATTATTTCGATTTCGTCAAAGGGGCTGATACGCCTGACCGGGTAGGCCCTGTGCGCGTGGCGGCGAGCGGCTTGCTTTCGCCCCGCGAGTTGCAAATGGGCATGGTGGTTGTTTTTGGCATTGCAGCAGTGGCGGGGCTCTACTTGGCGGCAACCGCAGGCTGGCATTTGCTCTGGGTGGGCGCGGCGGCGATTGTCGCGGCGGTGCTCTACACTGGTGGCCCGTTGCCCTATGGCTATGTGGGATTGGGTGATGTGTTCGTCTTCATTTTCTTTGGGGTGGTGGCTGTGGCGGGGACGTACTACGTGCAGGCGCGCGCACTAACCCCGCTGGCGCTTGCTGTTTCAGTACCGCCGGGGTTGCTCATCACCGCCATTCTTGTGGTCAACAATCTGCGAGATATTCGTACCGATGCGCGCGCCGGCAAGCGCACGCTGGCGGTTCTACTGGGTGAACGTGGTACACGACGCGAATACGCCTTGTTGGTGGGCGGGGCATACGCCATCTTGCCCTTTTTGTGGCGCGTGGGGGGCTTGTCGCCTTTTGTGATGCTCCCCTGGTTGACGTTCCCGCTGGCGTTGCGCTTGGTACGTGGTGTGGCGCAGTTGCAGGGGACCGCGCTCAACGAGATGCTGGCTGGAACGGCGCGTTTGGCGTTGGTGTTCAGCCTGTTGCTGGCGGTGGGGATTGCTCTTTCCTAG
- a CDS encoding proline dehydrogenase family protein has translation MLRKVFLRLSTSQTAERFITRFPPSRRMTRRFVAGDTMSEALEVVRTLNRQGLWAAIDFLGESVFERETAQAHMNEYLRLLEAIAREGLQADISLKPTALGLDIDFEFCYENLHTIAARAHQYGIRVEIDMESHPYVDPTLALYRRLREAGFDVLVALQAYLYRTEQDIRDLMPLAPRIRLVKGAYDEPPSVAFPAKADVDANFVRLMRLMFSPEAREQGVYPAIASHDEKMIAATLDEVRAQGIPADAFEFQMIYGIRTKRQLELAEQGYRMRVYVPYGTHWYPYFMRRLAERPANVIFLLKNIVRG, from the coding sequence ATGCTACGCAAGGTTTTTTTACGGCTTTCAACGAGTCAGACTGCGGAACGTTTTATCACCCGATTTCCCCCTTCCCGCCGCATGACGCGCCGTTTCGTAGCCGGCGATACCATGAGCGAAGCCCTGGAGGTTGTCCGCACGCTCAACCGTCAGGGGTTGTGGGCGGCGATTGACTTTTTGGGCGAAAGTGTCTTCGAGCGTGAGACGGCGCAAGCCCACATGAATGAGTATCTGCGTTTGCTGGAAGCCATCGCACGCGAAGGATTGCAGGCTGATATTTCGTTGAAGCCCACGGCGTTGGGGCTGGACATTGATTTCGAGTTTTGCTATGAGAATTTGCACACCATCGCTGCACGGGCGCACCAATATGGCATTCGCGTTGAGATTGACATGGAGTCGCACCCCTATGTAGACCCTACTCTGGCGCTCTATCGTCGCTTGCGTGAAGCGGGGTTTGATGTGCTGGTGGCATTGCAGGCATACTTGTATCGCACAGAACAGGATATCCGCGATTTGATGCCGCTGGCGCCGCGCATTCGTCTTGTCAAGGGAGCGTATGATGAACCGCCCAGCGTGGCGTTCCCCGCCAAAGCCGATGTGGACGCCAATTTTGTGCGGCTCATGCGGCTCATGTTCAGCCCTGAAGCCCGTGAGCAAGGTGTGTATCCTGCTATTGCCTCTCACGATGAGAAGATGATTGCGGCGACGCTCGATGAGGTGCGTGCCCAAGGTATCCCCGCGGATGCGTTTGAGTTTCAGATGATTTACGGCATTCGCACCAAGCGCCAGCTGGAGTTGGCAGAGCAGGGGTATCGCATGCGCGTCTATGTGCCGTATGGGACGCATTGGTATCCCTATTTTATGCGGCGTTTGGCGGAGCGCCCTGCAAATGTCATTTTCCTGTTGAAGAATATCGTGCGTGGGTAA
- a CDS encoding ABC transporter substrate-binding protein, translated as MKKSLLFPLLALLVSLTGLACQTVSSATTPYGGVIRIGHNAPFTGAIPLVALSGREAIDLWLEEHNNQIELDGKVYRFEIIERDNQTSPEVAARITEELITEHDILAMIGPYASAQAIPAGEVANRLKTPMISPWSTNPNTTRNRPYVFRIPFLDDFQAEVIAYFLAEEQRVQNVAILYSEQSDYSRDIARFFRENAQASGMNIVFDESFDANDLVNISSHLERLAQTNAEVLFLPQYYNEVPIIVNQLAQIGWTGRVIGSDSWASTELLTACGINCEGFYFSTHWTPSNTSEPAQRFIKLYQARYNRLPDDLAALTWDAMEILALGLQNCGSLSGNLEQDRECLQQGLAAIDAFEGATGKMRFNEEGDPIKCVLLVRIESQQAQFYKQVCPR; from the coding sequence ATGAAAAAATCGCTTCTCTTCCCTCTTCTAGCCTTGCTCGTGAGCCTTACTGGTCTCGCCTGCCAAACCGTCTCCAGCGCCACGACACCATACGGCGGGGTCATCCGTATCGGGCATAACGCCCCATTTACCGGCGCGATTCCACTCGTGGCGCTTTCCGGGCGCGAAGCGATAGACCTGTGGCTTGAAGAACACAACAACCAGATCGAATTGGACGGCAAGGTGTATCGGTTTGAAATTATCGAACGCGACAATCAGACATCCCCTGAAGTCGCCGCACGCATCACCGAAGAACTGATCACCGAACACGATATCCTTGCCATGATTGGCCCCTACGCTTCGGCTCAGGCTATTCCAGCGGGCGAGGTGGCAAACCGCCTGAAAACACCGATGATTAGCCCGTGGTCTACCAATCCCAACACCACGCGCAACCGCCCATATGTGTTCCGCATTCCCTTCCTTGATGATTTTCAAGCCGAGGTCATCGCCTATTTTCTTGCTGAAGAACAACGCGTCCAGAACGTTGCTATCCTGTACAGTGAACAAAGCGATTACTCACGCGATATTGCCCGTTTCTTCCGCGAAAACGCCCAAGCATCGGGCATGAACATCGTTTTCGATGAATCGTTCGACGCCAATGATTTGGTGAATATTTCATCACACCTGGAACGCCTCGCCCAAACCAACGCCGAAGTGCTGTTCTTGCCCCAGTATTACAATGAAGTCCCCATCATCGTGAACCAATTGGCGCAAATTGGCTGGACAGGACGAGTCATTGGCAGTGATTCATGGGCGTCAACGGAACTGCTGACGGCGTGCGGTATCAACTGTGAAGGGTTCTACTTCTCAACGCACTGGACGCCTTCCAACACAAGCGAACCCGCCCAGCGCTTCATCAAACTCTATCAAGCACGCTACAACCGCCTGCCTGACGACCTTGCCGCCCTAACGTGGGATGCCATGGAAATCCTCGCGCTGGGGCTGCAAAACTGCGGTTCGCTCAGCGGCAACCTGGAACAAGACCGCGAATGCTTGCAGCAAGGCTTAGCGGCCATTGATGCCTTTGAAGGCGCCACAGGGAAAATGCGCTTCAACGAAGAAGGCGACCCCATCAAGTGTGTGTTGCTGGTGCGCATCGAAAGTCAGCAAGCGCAGTTTTACAAACAAGTCTGCCCGCGCTAG
- a CDS encoding TlpA family protein disulfide reductase has product MDVREGDLAPPFHALKTLNGAPLQVDDLRGAPALLLFFHVGCAGCMGRALPLTLRLAREYPQLRLVGIHLTGDDEPERVEYSLQKVIDYFKLPYPIIMDDGDATFRAYGVSGTPHWVLLNADGTIRKHFFGSMEGAQQRLFYSLAELFDSPPSEPN; this is encoded by the coding sequence ATGGACGTTCGCGAAGGCGACCTTGCGCCACCCTTTCACGCGCTGAAAACGCTCAACGGTGCGCCGTTGCAGGTGGACGACCTGCGCGGCGCACCCGCGCTCTTGCTTTTCTTCCATGTGGGATGCGCCGGCTGCATGGGGCGCGCGCTGCCGCTCACACTGCGGCTTGCCCGCGAGTATCCGCAACTGCGCCTCGTCGGCATTCACCTCACAGGCGACGATGAACCTGAGCGCGTCGAATACTCCTTGCAAAAGGTGATTGACTACTTCAAACTGCCCTACCCCATCATCATGGATGACGGCGACGCCACCTTTCGCGCCTACGGCGTCTCAGGCACACCCCATTGGGTGTTGCTGAATGCCGACGGCACCATTCGCAAGCACTTTTTCGGCTCAATGGAAGGCGCACAACAACGCCTGTTTTATTCACTCGCCGAACTCTTCGACAGCCCACCATCGGAGCCAAACTGA
- a CDS encoding PIG-L deacetylase family protein — protein sequence MPTRLFLSPHLDDAILSCGGLIAQAHAAGDRLIIATIFAGDPSPLAAQLPFARYQHTLWGDPIAPMPLRRAEDLAAAAALGVHDVVHLTFADAVYRHLPTGEALYTNDDDLFGALHPADEPLINAIANALRPLIAEADDIYAPLGLGNHVDHQLVAHAARRLSTAARLVWYEELPYAEWDDPTAHTATRTKHPHLVAIDETAMMRKLDAMGYYRTQIPVLYRNEIAMHRRVRAYAARLAEGLSAPYAERYWLEGVPT from the coding sequence ATGCCGACCCGCCTCTTTCTCTCACCGCACCTTGACGATGCGATTCTTTCATGCGGCGGCCTCATAGCGCAAGCCCACGCCGCGGGCGACCGTCTCATCATCGCCACCATCTTCGCCGGCGACCCATCGCCACTCGCGGCGCAACTCCCGTTTGCACGCTACCAGCACACGCTGTGGGGCGACCCCATCGCCCCCATGCCGCTGCGCCGCGCTGAAGACCTCGCCGCCGCCGCCGCCCTCGGCGTGCATGACGTGGTACATCTGACGTTCGCCGACGCCGTCTATCGCCATCTTCCCACCGGTGAGGCGCTCTACACCAACGACGACGACCTCTTCGGCGCGCTGCACCCCGCCGACGAACCACTCATCAACGCCATTGCGAACGCCTTGCGCCCACTCATCGCCGAAGCCGACGACATCTACGCCCCGCTCGGTCTCGGCAACCATGTAGACCACCAACTCGTGGCGCACGCCGCCAGACGTCTCTCCACCGCCGCCCGCCTGGTCTGGTATGAAGAATTGCCCTACGCCGAATGGGACGACCCCACCGCCCACACGGCAACACGCACCAAACACCCGCACCTGGTCGCGATAGACGAAACCGCCATGATGCGTAAACTCGACGCCATGGGCTACTACCGCACCCAAATACCGGTGCTCTATCGCAACGAAATCGCCATGCACCGCCGCGTGCGCGCCTACGCCGCACGCCTTGCCGAGGGGCTATCCGCGCCCTACGCCGAACGATACTGGCTCGAAGGAGTGCCAACATGA
- the thpR gene encoding RNA 2',3'-cyclic phosphodiesterase, with product MSERDTIRAFLAVELPASVRQTIARLQRQLQRELPHADMLRWVNPDIAHITLKFLGETPVAEIGRVSDAVEAVARRHAPFTTSLGSLGVFPHIQRPRVLWVEATDENGAFRRLARDIETTMQALGFQPAQEKRYIPHITLARVRQRIRRHEQAAIGETIGDLEVALDMQWRVETITFMRSVLTPQGPHYTPLSTHALQPPTETEEA from the coding sequence ATGAGTGAACGTGATACCATCCGCGCTTTCCTGGCGGTCGAACTCCCCGCCTCTGTGCGTCAGACCATCGCCCGCCTGCAACGCCAGTTGCAGCGCGAACTGCCGCACGCCGACATGTTGCGCTGGGTCAACCCCGACATCGCGCATATCACGCTCAAATTTTTGGGTGAAACGCCCGTCGCCGAGATTGGGCGTGTGAGCGACGCCGTCGAAGCCGTGGCGCGCCGCCACGCCCCCTTTACCACGTCGTTAGGCAGCCTGGGCGTCTTTCCCCACATTCAGCGCCCGCGCGTGCTGTGGGTCGAAGCGACTGATGAAAACGGCGCGTTCCGCCGCCTCGCCCGCGACATTGAAACCACCATGCAGGCGCTTGGGTTTCAGCCCGCGCAGGAAAAGCGCTACATCCCGCACATCACCCTGGCGCGTGTACGCCAACGCATTCGCCGCCATGAACAGGCCGCCATCGGCGAAACCATCGGCGATTTAGAGGTGGCGCTGGACATGCAATGGCGCGTCGAAACCATTACCTTCATGCGCTCTGTCCTCACACCGCAAGGACCCCACTACACACCACTCAGCACGCACGCGCTCCAGCCGCCAACCGAAACCGAAGAAGCATGA
- the rfbC gene encoding dTDP-4-dehydrorhamnose 3,5-epimerase gives MKAIPTAIPDVLILEPRVFEDERGFFYEAYNARTFEAVTGIVRTFVQDNHSRSVRNVLRGLHYQIKHPQGKLVRCTVGRIFDVAVDIRRSSPTFGKWVGVELSADNKRQLWIPEGFAHGFVVLSDVAEVQYKTTDYYAPEWDRTIRWDDPDLAIEWPLEGEPILSPKDRAGKWLREADLFD, from the coding sequence ATGAAAGCCATTCCCACCGCCATTCCTGACGTTCTCATTCTGGAACCACGCGTGTTTGAAGATGAACGCGGCTTCTTCTACGAAGCCTACAATGCGCGCACCTTTGAAGCCGTCACCGGCATTGTGCGCACCTTCGTACAAGACAACCATTCGCGCTCCGTGCGCAACGTCTTGCGTGGGTTGCACTACCAAATCAAACACCCGCAAGGCAAACTCGTGCGCTGTACCGTGGGGCGCATTTTCGACGTCGCCGTGGACATTCGCCGCTCATCTCCCACATTCGGCAAATGGGTAGGCGTCGAACTGAGCGCCGACAACAAACGCCAACTCTGGATTCCCGAAGGCTTTGCACACGGCTTTGTTGTGCTCTCCGACGTCGCCGAGGTGCAGTACAAAACCACCGACTACTATGCACCGGAATGGGACCGCACCATCCGCTGGGACGACCCCGACCTGGCGATTGAGTGGCCGCTTGAAGGCGAGCCCATCCTTTCGCCCAAAGACCGCGCCGGCAAATGGCTGCGCGAAGCCGACCTCTTCGACTAA